A stretch of the Notamacropus eugenii isolate mMacEug1 chromosome 2, mMacEug1.pri_v2, whole genome shotgun sequence genome encodes the following:
- the LOC140527072 gene encoding LOW QUALITY PROTEIN: POU domain, class 5, transcription factor 1.2-like (The sequence of the model RefSeq protein was modified relative to this genomic sequence to represent the inferred CDS: substituted 1 base at 1 genomic stop codon), which produces MFNHKGLPPGNFSLGQGAMPDGSSQYGKGGYIGGSTPIPSQPQPSSQSFFTFPSAVKSEYSLEGSSTPDSSQTKGWYAFSALPPPAEAGQASASHNLHLMPPKEEDSSCSSPSSSSSGAPERDLRETIVPEAKYYAHPGPAYNVPAWMGPFGPGLGSSGSVPTGALPGAPLPPHPLQALGTFPGPRPLYPASVQQPQPGLGSSCGISSGSGSSSNVSSSVSSTSGSSRAASEEGIPSSDSGEEDTPTSKELELFAKQLKHKRISLGFTQADVGMALGTLYGKMFSQTTICWFEAPQLSFKNMCKLKPLFQRWLXAVENTDNPQEMCSMEQVLAQARKRKWHTSIETSVKGTLEGFFRHCGKPTPQQICDLAEELHLDKDVVRVLFCNRRQKDKWLLLPYGEDGEPLPYELAPGTALVLPTAAVPQNYAAPPPPVPPALYMSTFPKGEPCIPGMPMPNGGI; this is translated from the coding sequence ATGTTTAACCACAAGGGGCTGCCTCCAGGCAACTTCAGCCTGGGCCAGGGCGCGATGCCAGATGGGTCCTCCCAATATGGTAAAGGTGGCTACATTGGAGGAAGCACCCCAATACCATCCCAGCCCCAGCCATCATCCCAGTCTTTCTTTACCTTCCCTTCAGCAGTGAAGAGTGAGTACAGCTTGGAGGGATCCTCGACCCCTGACTCCAGCCAGACCAAAGGGTGGTATGCCTTCTCTGCGCTCCCACCCCCAGCTGAAGCCGGGCAGGCCAGTGCCTCCCACAACCTTCACCTCATGCCACCCAAAGAGGAAGACTCATCCTgctcttccccttcctcatcaTCATCTGGGGCTCCTGAGCGGGACCTCAGAGAGACCATCGTTCCTGAAGCTAAGTATTACGCCCATCCAGGCCCAGCCTACAATGTGCCTGCATGGATGGGGCCCTTTGGGCCAGGCCTGGGGAGCAGTGGTTCAGTTCCCACTGGGGCACTGCCAGgtgcccctctccctcctcaccctctcCAGGCTCTAGGGACCTTTCCGGGTCCCAGGCCCCTCTACCCAGCCTCTGTCCAGCAGCCCCAGCCAGGGCTAGGCAGCAGCTGCGGCATCAGCAgcggcagtggcagcagcagcaatgtcAGCAGCAGTGTCAGCAGCACCAGTGGTTCAAGCAGAGCAGCCAGTGAGGAGGGCATCCCATCTAGCGATAGTGGAGAGGAGGACACGCCAACCTCCAAGGAATTGGAGCTGTTTGCCAAACAACTGAAACACAAGCGAATTTCCCTGGGTTTCACTCAGGCTGATGTAGGCATGGCCTTGGGCACACTGTATGGGAAAATGTTCAGTCAGACCACCATCTGCTGGTTTGAAGCTCCACAATTGAGCTTTAAGAATATGTGCAAATTGAAACCATTATTTCAGAGGTGGCTGTAGGCTGTTGAGAACACTGACAACCCTCAGGAGATGTGCAGTATGGAACAAGTGCTAGCCCAGGCTCGAAAGCGTAAATGGCATACAAGTATTGAGACCAGTGTAAAGGGGACCCTAGAGGGCTTCTTCAGGCATTGTGGGAAGCCCACTCCCCAGCAAATCTGTGACTTGGCAGAAGAGCTGCACCTGGACAAAGATGTGGTTCGAGTCTTGTTCTGTAACCGAAGGCAGAAGGATAAGTGGCTTCTTCTGCCCTATGGGGAAGATGGTGAACCATTGCCTTATGAGCTGGCCCCAGGCACTGCCCTTGTCCTGCCAACTGCTGCTGTACCCCAGAACTATGCAGCACCCCCACCACCTGTGCCCCCTGCCCTTTATATGTCCACCTTTCCTAAGGGTGAGCCCTGCATCCCAGGCATGCCTATGCCTAATGGGGGCATCTGA